The genomic window ACCAGCGGTTCTCGCCGGCCCGCTCCTTGTCGCCCGAAGCGGCGGAAGCGCGAAAACGGGAGTTGGACGCCCCGGCCTCGTTGCCGGCGCTCGAACGGAAGGAGCGCCCCTGGCCGGCCTCGGCCCGCGTGTCGCCGGCCCCGGCGCGGGACCAGGAGTGGAACCGCTCGGAACCGGCCGATGTCGCGCCGGCATGGGAACTCCCCGATGCGCCCGAGGGCCTGGACGCCCCGGCCTGCCCGGAACCGCCCGTCGCGCCCGAGGCATGGGTGCGGCCGGCTCCGGTCGCGGTCTTGTGGAAGCCGCCGGAAGCCCCGTGCGCGGCGCGACCGGCGGAAGCGCCGGCCGATGCGCCCTGGCCGCGAAAGGTCTGCTGCTGCCCCGACGCGGATTGCGCCCTGGACCGAAAATCGTGGCGCCCGTCAGCGCCGGTCGCGCCGCTGTGGGATCGGCCGCCGTTACGGGCCATTTTCAGGTTACGCAGGACTTCCTGGAGATGGACGAGAATTTCCTGAAGGATGGTGCGGGTGCGGTTGAGCTGGAGTTCCAGGGCCTGCCAATCCGTGCCGCCCGATGCGGGCCCGGCCCCGTAACTTGTCCGACCTTGCGCCTGTCTGTACATGATTGCCGCCCGCGCCCCTTCGCAAATACCGCCAACGCGCTCCGAACACCCGCAAAAGGAACACGCAACGACTTGGTATCTCAGACATTCTTGAATAAAAACAACAAGGTTCCCTAGTATTTCTACGCAATAGCCGCTTGCAGCGCAAGGCGTATTTCCCGGGCCGATCGGCCGCCCTGACCGCTAGTGACAGGCGACTTGGTTTTGATGTAAGCCTATGCGCGATACGACATAAGCCTTCTCGCCGGCCCCAGGCCTCGCGAGCAATTCGAGGAAGCCCATGAAACCGACCGATGCCGAAGTCGCCAAGCCCTTCGTCGACGCCACCAAGCACGTCCTCACCATGATGGCCCAGCTCGATCCCAAGGCCGGCAAACCCTATGTCAAGAAAGTCGATGCGGCGACCGGCGACGTCTCCGCCGTGGTCGGCCTGACAGGCGACCGTAACGGCAGCATTTCCATCAGCTTTTCTAAAAAATGCGCCATCGCCGTGGTCAAGAACATGCTTGGCGACGACATCGCCGACATCATCCAGGACGCCAAGGACGCCGTGGGCGAAATCACCAATATGATCTCGGGACAGGCCCGGGCGGGCTTAAGCCAGCTCGGCCTCAACCTGTCCTCGTCCACGCCGACCGTCATTTTCGGCGACAACCACACCATCAGCCACATCACCTCCGGAACGGTGGTGGCCATTCCGTTCACGACGGAACACGGGGATTTCACCCTGGAGTTCTGTTTCGAGTGATCAAGCCCGGCCGCCGCGCCCGTCCGCCCGCCCGGCCGCCTCGCGCGTCCCGGCAGGCCTGGCGGCGGCCGAAAGTCGACGCCATGGTCGTCCCCGCAGCCGTATCGCCCAGGACGCGGACCACGCGTCCCCACTTCCCCACCATCATGCGTGCAACCAAAATTCAGACCCTTTTCCTCGTACTTCTTCTGCTCTCCTGGCTGCCGATCACGGCGGCGACAAGCCGGGCCGCTCTGCCGGAAGCGGCCAAGCCCACGGAGGAGCTGCTCCCGGCCAGCCTTGAAACCGCATTGTACCGCCTTCCCGAAGGCGATCCTTCCGGCAAGGTGCTGGCTGTCCTGACCCTTGTTTCCGCTCCGGGCTGGCATGCCTACGCCGTGGGCCCGGCGGCCTCCGGCCAGTCGGCCCAGGCTTCGCTCCGGGCCGGGGACGCCACGGCCGTGGCGCTTTTTCCGCCCGGCACGCCTCAGCCCGATACCTTGCAGCCGGATAAGAACGTGTTGGTCTACGAGGGCAAGACCACCATTTTCGTGCCGATTTCCGAGACCATGTTCCATGCCCCGGCCTTAACCGGCACCATGCGGGTCTTTTCCTGTTCGGCCACGAGCTGCTGGCCGTCCACGCTGCCGGTTTCCATCCCGCTTTCCGGCCGTGACGCGCAATCCCTGCCCCCGGCCGAATCCGCGCCCTGGTGGCCGCTTTTCTCGGCGCTTCGCAGCGCCGCCCTGGCCATGCCCTCGGCCGCCTGCCCCGAACCGACCCATCCGGGCGTTCCCCGGCACGACGCCCGCCAGGACGCCGCCGGAAAGGCCGCCCCATCGTCGGACATCCCGGACTTGACGCCGCGCTTTTTCACCCCGGCCCTGGAAGTGTCGGGATTGCTCAAGGCCGCTCTGCTCGCCTTTTTGGCCGGGCTCATTCTCAATTTCATGCCCTGCGTGCTGCCCGTGGTCAGCCTCAAGCTCTCGGGGCTGCTGGCCATAAGCGGCGAGGAAGGCAAGGCCGAGCGCCGCCGCATCCTGCGCGAGCACAATTTCTTTTTCGCGCTCGGCATCGTGCTCTACTTCCTGCTTTTAAGTCTGGTGCTCGGCGCGTTCGGCCTGGCCTGGGGCGAGATGTTCCAGTCCTCGGCCCTGGCCGTGGTGGTTGCGACGGTGCTGTTCGCCTTGTCCCTAAGCCTGTTCGGGGTGTTCCACCTGCCGGTGGTGGATTTGAAGATTTCCTCGGGCGGCCGGGGCCATACCCGTCGCGGCGCGTTTCTCACCGGCATGCTGACCACGCTTTTGGCCACGCCGTGCAGCGGTCCCTTTCTGGGCGGCGTTTTGGCCTGGACCCTGCTCCAGCCGCTGCCCGTGGTCATGACCGTCTTTGCCGCCATCGGGCTCGGCATGGCCTCCCCGTACGGCGTGCTGGCGATGTGGCCCCGGCTGGTGCGCTTCCTGCCCCGGCCCGGGGCCTGGATGCAGGGGCTGGAAAAGGCCATGGCCTTCCTCCTGGCCGCGACCTGCCTCTATTTCCTGGCCCTGCTGCCCTCGCACCGCGTTCTGCCGGCCCTGCTCGCGCTTTGGGCCACGGGCCTTGGCGCGTTCATCTTCGGCAAAAGCGGCCATCTGGCCCGGGGACGCCTGCAACGGCTCGGCATGATCGCCGCCGCCCTGGTCATCACCGGCGGCGGGCTGGCCTTCGCCCTGACCTACGCCCCGGCCGCACAAGCCCAGTGGGTGGAATACACGCCCGAGGCCTTTGCCGAACGCCTGGGCAAGGACAACCTGGTTCTGGATTTCACCGCCGACTGGTGCCCGACCTGCAAGCTCCTGGAGCGCACGGTGCTGACCCCGGACCGGCTCACCTCATGGTCGGGCCAGGGCAAGGTGGTGTTCATGAAGGTGGACCTCACCCGCCAGACCCCGCCGGCCATGGCCCTGCTGCGGGCGCTCGGCAGCCAGTCCATCCCGGTGGCCGCCTTTTTCCCGGCCGGCAGCGAGGCCAAATCGCCGCTGGTCCTGCGCGACCTCTACACCGCCCGGCAGTTCGAGCAGGCGCTTGACGAGGCCTTCGGCAAGCTGACGGGCAAGCGACTCGAAGCGAAAAATCCCTGACGCCGACGCGCCCCGGCGCATTTCGTCCTGGGAAAAAACCTTTCCCTAGCCTCCTCCCCCCCCCTCGTTCCCCGAACCACCCTACAGGCGTTTTTTGAAGCCGGCGGATTTGAAATATCCCTGGGCCGTGTAAAACGCCTGGGCATCCTCCCGGCCGGGGCCGGACACGAGCATGAGGTAGAAGCAATCCCGAGCCCTGGCCCGGCGCTCGATTTCCGCCAGCAACCGCCGCCCCACGCCCCGCCGCCTGTGCCGCGCGGCCACGATCACGTTTTCCACCACCATGAACGGCCGGCACGGGCCGACCACGTCCAGGCAGACCACGCCCATGAGCGCGCCCACCAGTTCGCCCTCCCCGGAGACGGCTCCGAGCAGATGGTAGTCGGGGCTCGCGTCCATGCGGGAAAAAACGGCGGCCATATGCGCCGTATCCTGCGGCAGCCGCGACAGGGTTTCATAAAGCCCGGCCAAAGCCGGCAGTTGCTCGACCGTGATGTCCGCCACGCGCATGACAGGCCTCCGCAAGGTTTGCCCAAGCAAACCACAGAGCCGGCCGAAAAAAAAGGGAACGCCCGAAGCGTTCCCCAAAATCATCCGACACGTAACCGAAATGCCTACGGCAGCGCCGGCGTGACGGGAGGCGGCGGGGGGGTGGCGGCCAGCACCTTGTTGTCCTTGGCGGATTTCTGGGCGGCCACGATCTTGAAGCCTTTGTCCAGGAGCTTGGACGTCTCGCGCAGGCGCACGCCGGCGCTGCGCGAACCGAGGACCACCCCGATCAACCGGGTATCGCCGCGCTTGGCCGTGGCGATGATGTTGTAGCCCGAGGCGCAGACGAAGCCGGTCTTGAGGCCGTCCGCGCCCTCGTAGCGGCCGAGCAGCGCGTTGGCGTTGTGGCGCTGGCGGTTGTTGTGGGTGAAAAACTGCATGGAGTGGATGGTCAGCGCCTTGGGGAACTGCTCCAGATAGGCGCTGGCCAGGCGCAGCATGTCCCGGGCCGTGGTGACCTGCCCGTCGGCCGGCAGGCCGTTGGGGTTCATGAACCGGGAACGGGTCATGCCCAGGCGCTGGGCCGTATCGTTCATGACGTTGACGAAGGCGTCGGGATTGCCGTTTTCCAGGTACTCGGCCATGGCCATGCAGGCGTCATTGGCCGAGGCCACGGCGATGCCCTTGATCAGTTCCGTGACCTTGACGGATTCGCCGGCGCGCAGGCGCATGTTCGAACCGCCCTGGCTGGCGGCGCGCTGCGACACCTCGACCACGTCCCAGGGGTGCAGCTTTCCCTGACGGATGGCGTCGAAAATGATATAGAGGGTGAGGATCTTGGTCAGGGACGCCGGGGGGATCTGGACGTCGGGGTTCTGCTCGTAGAGCAGTCCGCCGGTGTTCATGTCCCACAGCATGGCCGATTTGACGGTCAGCCGCGGCACCGTGCACACGCCGATATCGCCTTCCTCGTTCTCGGACTCGCGCAGGGCGGGAGCGGCGGCCTTTTTGGCCCGGCGGGGCTTCTTGGATTTCTTGCGGGACGTCTTGGACGATTTGGCGGACTTGGCCGCCTTGCCGTCCTTGTCGTGCGCGGCATGGGAGGACCGCTTGGCCAGGGCCAGGCCCTCGCCGCAAAGCGGCGCGGCCACCAGCGAAAAAACGGCCGCGAGGATTACCAGGAAGACGCGAAAGGAATGCTGCATGCGACGCAAGTCCCCTTGATACGCCTCGGCCCGGCCGACCCGCCCGGGCGCTGGGCGACGCGGCAAAAGCGGCGAACATGGCGTTCGCGCCTTCTACCCGCGCCGGTTTGGAATGTCAAAAGCCCGGAGCGCGGCCGTTGCGCCCAGGGCGACCTTGCCGTAGTATCAATGGATGGCGGGAGCGAGGTCCTGGCCGCGATCCGCAACCACCTGGAGCCCCGACATGGTTCGTTCGACAATTCTCCTGATCCTTTGCGCCCTTTGCCTCCTCGCCTCGTGCAGCGGGACGCGGACGGCCTCCAACCTGGAAGTGCGCACCACAGGCGATGCCCGCGTCTATGGAGTCTACACGAGTGGTTCTTACGGCGGCGGCCGGCGCTAAGCGCGAAAACATGACCGATCATTTCGACTTTCCCGATATCCAGGAACGCCTGCAAAAGCTCGAAGAGGCTTTTGCCGACCACAATTCCTACCAGTTCCGCAAGACCGTGGCCGAATTGCGCCGGGCGATCAAGATGCGGGCCAATGCCGAGGCGCTGTCCCGGGCCGAACTGCTCGACGCCCGCAAGGAAAACGAGCGCAACCGCAAGCAAAGCCTGGATCTGCAAACCAAGCTCAAGACCGTGGTCGACCGCTTCGAAGGCAGCTTCACCGCCTTCGAGAAGTTCCGCAAGGCCATCCGCGTGGTGGAACTCATGCGCGGCCACGAGGACCTGCCCGCCATCCTGGACCGCATCCAGGACCTCTTCGGCCTGCGCACGGTCAGCCTCATCCTCGACGCGGCCGAGTTCGCCTCCTTCGACCCGCCCGGAGCCCGGCTGGCCGACCTGGACGCCATGCGCAAGGCCCTGTCCGAACTCATGCCCGGGGTCGCCACGCCCGGCTCCTTCATGTGCCCCATACGCGACGTGCCGGACCCGGAATTCTTCTTCGGCCGGGGCTTTTGCGCCGAGCGCAAGGTGCTTCTGCTCGGGTCCTGCTTCATCTCGCCCCTGCGCGACAAGTTCGGCCCCCAGCGCCTGATCGGCATCCTGAGCTTCTTCGATTCCAACCCCGACCGCTACACCCGCGAGAAGGGCTCGGAATTCGCCTCCCATTTCGCCGACATCCTCGGCTACACCATCGTCGACATCACGGACCGCAAAAAGGCCGAACGCCTGCGCGAGGACGTGGAGCGCATGACCCGCCACGACCTCAAGTCGCCGCTGACCGCCGTGCTCACCCTGCCCCAGCTTCTGCGCCGCGACGGCAACCTGACCGAGCGCCAGACCGACATGCTGAGCCTCATGCAGCACGCCGGCTACCGCATGCTCAACATGATCAACCAGTCCCTGGACCTCTACCGCATGGAGCGCGGCGTCTACGAACTGACGCCGCAAAAGGTGGACCTGCTCCCCATCCTCGACAACATCGCCGGGGAACTCCACAGCGTCATCGAGGAGCACGGCCTGACCCTGGACATCCTGGTGCGCGGCGAGGCGCGCGCCGCCGGGGACACGTTCGTCGTGCGCGGCGAGGAAATGCTCCTTTACACCATGCTCTCGAACCTGGTGAAAAACGCCTTGGAAGCCTCCCCGCCCGGGGAACGCGTGACCGTGGAGCTGGCCGAAGGCAAGACCCTCGCCATGGCGATCAAGAACGCCGGCGCGGTGCCGCAGCAGATCCGGGCCACCTTTTTCGAAAAATACGCCACGGCCGGGAAAAAGGACGGCACCGGGCTCGGCACCTACGGCGCGAAGCTCATCGCCGAAACCCACGGCGGCAAAATCGCCATGCACACCTCCGAGGCCGCCGGCACCGCCGTCACCGTCTTCTTCCCCAAACCCCGCGCCGCCAAGGCCCAGGCCGCGCCGGAACCCCGCACCGCCGTCAACGCCGGCGATTAGGGGAGTATTTTGTAAGATGGAACCGGGGGGAAACCTTTCTTGCGGAAAGGTTCTCCCCCCGGGCCCCCTTTCCAAAGACTTTCAATAGTTACAGGATGCTGGCGTCACATCACCCCTAGCCGTTAAAAGTTTTGGGGAGGGGAGAGCGCGAGAGGGGAACCCTTTTTTCAAAAAGGGTTACCCTCTCGCGCTTTTCGCGCTTTCCCTTCCCCAAGAGCCTCACGCCTGGGCGGTGAGCATGGGGGCGGAGCGGGAGGCGGTTGCTTCGCCGTTTCGGGCGTAGGCGCGCAGGCCGCGATTGCGGGCGGCGTCGGATGTCGTCTGGCCGGAGGCGGACGTTGTGGTGGCGGTGGAGCCCGTTTCGGAAGCGGTGACGCTCACGGCCACAGCCGCCTGGCGGGCCAGGGCCTGTCCCTGGCCGGCGAAATCGCGTCCGGGGGTGGACGCGCCGTCCCGCGAGGATTCGCCGGCCGGCACCGGTTCGCTGCCCACGGCGGCGGCTTCCTGGACGGGAGGCACGGCCGCGACGGCCTGCGGAGTGTTCATGCCTGTAGCGGCGGAGGCCGCCCGAACCGGCGGATCGGGCACGACCGGAGCCTGGGCCGCGTAGAGCCCCAACACCCCGTAACCGCCGCTGTCCACCGCATCGATCATGGCTGTCTCCGCAAGAGGTCCACATTACGGACGGACCATTCCTTATCCAAGAGCCTTATCGGCCGCCCCCGCAATCTTCTTTAGCCCCGCCGCAAAAAAGCGTATGAGCCTCCCATGCCGCAATCACGACCGGCCGTGTACGCCGTCACCCGCAAAGGAGCCGACCTCGGCCGCCGGCTGGCCGAAACGCTGGAAGCCGACCTTTTCGTTCCCGACCGTCTGGCCACGGAAACCGGAGCCAGGGGCTATGCCGCCCTGGGCGAACTTGTCGCCGCGACGTTTCAGGCGCGCCCGGCCCATGTGTTCGTGTGCGCCTGCGGCATCGCCGTGCGGGCCATCGCCCCGCATCTTCAGGACAAATACAGCGATCCGGCGGTGATCTGCCTGGACGACGCCGGCACTTTCGCCATAAGCCTGCTGTCCGGGCATTGCGGCGGAGCCAACGCCCTGGCCCGGGAGGCCGCCGCCTGCGTCGGCGCCGTGCCGGTGGTCACCACGGCCACGGACGCCGCCGGCGCGCCGGCC from Solidesulfovibrio fructosivorans JJ] includes these protein-coding regions:
- a CDS encoding DnaJ domain-containing protein translates to MYRQAQGRTSYGAGPASGGTDWQALELQLNRTRTILQEILVHLQEVLRNLKMARNGGRSHSGATGADGRHDFRSRAQSASGQQQTFRGQGASAGASAGRAAHGASGGFHKTATGAGRTHASGATGGSGQAGASRPSGASGSSHAGATSAGSERFHSWSRAGAGDTRAEAGQGRSFRSSAGNEAGASNSRFRASAASGDKERAGENRWSSRNGSASSRSQGAAGASSRERSRTENTSRTTSSGGGERRETRFGASGASAQAGSSRARADRATTSRRANQQGFRLDEDRQSRARALARRGGMNLKCAYDILCLDYPCSVDEIKVAYRHMARLYHPDLGGDEEAMKDVNVAYEMAMRFSAGRRASTAWAV
- a CDS encoding chemotaxis protein CheX; the encoded protein is MKPTDAEVAKPFVDATKHVLTMMAQLDPKAGKPYVKKVDAATGDVSAVVGLTGDRNGSISISFSKKCAIAVVKNMLGDDIADIIQDAKDAVGEITNMISGQARAGLSQLGLNLSSSTPTVIFGDNHTISHITSGTVVAIPFTTEHGDFTLEFCFE
- a CDS encoding protein-disulfide reductase DsbD family protein, with the protein product MRATKIQTLFLVLLLLSWLPITAATSRAALPEAAKPTEELLPASLETALYRLPEGDPSGKVLAVLTLVSAPGWHAYAVGPAASGQSAQASLRAGDATAVALFPPGTPQPDTLQPDKNVLVYEGKTTIFVPISETMFHAPALTGTMRVFSCSATSCWPSTLPVSIPLSGRDAQSLPPAESAPWWPLFSALRSAALAMPSAACPEPTHPGVPRHDARQDAAGKAAPSSDIPDLTPRFFTPALEVSGLLKAALLAFLAGLILNFMPCVLPVVSLKLSGLLAISGEEGKAERRRILREHNFFFALGIVLYFLLLSLVLGAFGLAWGEMFQSSALAVVVATVLFALSLSLFGVFHLPVVDLKISSGGRGHTRRGAFLTGMLTTLLATPCSGPFLGGVLAWTLLQPLPVVMTVFAAIGLGMASPYGVLAMWPRLVRFLPRPGAWMQGLEKAMAFLLAATCLYFLALLPSHRVLPALLALWATGLGAFIFGKSGHLARGRLQRLGMIAAALVITGGGLAFALTYAPAAQAQWVEYTPEAFAERLGKDNLVLDFTADWCPTCKLLERTVLTPDRLTSWSGQGKVVFMKVDLTRQTPPAMALLRALGSQSIPVAAFFPAGSEAKSPLVLRDLYTARQFEQALDEAFGKLTGKRLEAKNP
- a CDS encoding GNAT family N-acetyltransferase; the encoded protein is MRVADITVEQLPALAGLYETLSRLPQDTAHMAAVFSRMDASPDYHLLGAVSGEGELVGALMGVVCLDVVGPCRPFMVVENVIVAARHRRRGVGRRLLAEIERRARARDCFYLMLVSGPGREDAQAFYTAQGYFKSAGFKKRL
- a CDS encoding D-alanyl-D-alanine carboxypeptidase family protein; this encodes MQHSFRVFLVILAAVFSLVAAPLCGEGLALAKRSSHAAHDKDGKAAKSAKSSKTSRKKSKKPRRAKKAAAPALRESENEEGDIGVCTVPRLTVKSAMLWDMNTGGLLYEQNPDVQIPPASLTKILTLYIIFDAIRQGKLHPWDVVEVSQRAASQGGSNMRLRAGESVKVTELIKGIAVASANDACMAMAEYLENGNPDAFVNVMNDTAQRLGMTRSRFMNPNGLPADGQVTTARDMLRLASAYLEQFPKALTIHSMQFFTHNNRQRHNANALLGRYEGADGLKTGFVCASGYNIIATAKRGDTRLIGVVLGSRSAGVRLRETSKLLDKGFKIVAAQKSAKDNKVLAATPPPPPVTPALP
- a CDS encoding sensor histidine kinase, which encodes MESTRVVLTAAAGAKRENMTDHFDFPDIQERLQKLEEAFADHNSYQFRKTVAELRRAIKMRANAEALSRAELLDARKENERNRKQSLDLQTKLKTVVDRFEGSFTAFEKFRKAIRVVELMRGHEDLPAILDRIQDLFGLRTVSLILDAAEFASFDPPGARLADLDAMRKALSELMPGVATPGSFMCPIRDVPDPEFFFGRGFCAERKVLLLGSCFISPLRDKFGPQRLIGILSFFDSNPDRYTREKGSEFASHFADILGYTIVDITDRKKAERLREDVERMTRHDLKSPLTAVLTLPQLLRRDGNLTERQTDMLSLMQHAGYRMLNMINQSLDLYRMERGVYELTPQKVDLLPILDNIAGELHSVIEEHGLTLDILVRGEARAAGDTFVVRGEEMLLYTMLSNLVKNALEASPPGERVTVELAEGKTLAMAIKNAGAVPQQIRATFFEKYATAGKKDGTGLGTYGAKLIAETHGGKIAMHTSEAAGTAVTVFFPKPRAAKAQAAPEPRTAVNAGD